Proteins encoded by one window of Cylindrospermum stagnale PCC 7417:
- a CDS encoding Rrf2 family transcriptional regulator, producing the protein MKLTTRGHYSVKALLDLSLQTGYDPVSVRAIANRQDIPAPYLEKLLIEMRRAGLVKSIRGSVGGYQLAREPAQISIGQILEAVGETVTHLPHNAATPAQAEDWVTFTLWQRLNQKLKEALYSITLADLYYDARSWQASLGEEASFVV; encoded by the coding sequence ATGAAACTAACGACCAGAGGACACTACAGTGTGAAGGCGTTGCTAGATTTGAGTTTACAGACAGGATATGATCCTGTATCTGTAAGAGCGATCGCTAATCGCCAAGATATCCCAGCGCCTTACCTAGAAAAGCTGCTAATAGAAATGCGTCGTGCTGGATTAGTAAAATCAATTCGTGGCAGCGTCGGCGGATACCAATTAGCACGAGAGCCTGCACAAATTTCTATAGGACAAATTTTAGAGGCAGTCGGTGAAACCGTGACTCACTTACCCCATAATGCAGCTACACCTGCACAAGCTGAAGATTGGGTAACATTTACTCTCTGGCAGAGACTCAACCAAAAACTCAAAGAAGCTTTGTACAGTATTACTCTGGCTGATCTCTATTACGATGCTCGTAGCTGGCAAGCATCACTGGGGGAAGAAGCTAGTTTTGTGGTTTAG
- a CDS encoding CHAT domain-containing protein, protein MKLRLIAAITVFTLGFPICVFYPSQKVLTQAPTPTAEEAITEGVILNNQGESIVYKDLVGLDELRAGLDLFQRSLAIFKKYGAKAGEGNSLVNIGYVYLRQGEYQKALEFLQPALAIRRATRDGLRPAVRDRSQEWIPLSYMGEVYVNLADYPKALEFYQPALTILRELKASNPKDSSYSTSEGIMLADIGALYFRLGQYQKAQDFYQQKLAMGKANSDGQRPTVGDRIGSAETLNNLGVVAVNLGNYAQALDFYQQALTTVQDYCYKEKLTCFYGTEAAILNNLAGAYFSLGQYPKSLEFAEKSATIYKKFRTGEFKGTTKKEIELLYNSLSGNPQALQQVASRANVGDAFGKDSFQFQGEALNLNNIGQINFALGKYDSALNLYQQALSIYKENKYKPGLAVTLNNMARVDNNLGKYDQAIELNQQALANYREIGDRTGEGVTISSLGQTYQKQSQYDLALGLYQQALAMHREVSDQVSEAATLKFLGDVLFAQNQPQLAVTFYKQSVNVTEKIRQKLRVVPLDIQQSYTDTVAERYRRLADLMLKRNRAAEAQEVLDLLKIQEMRDFLDNRRGNPQQTTVNSQENNSLSNRGANPQKATVNSQQPQTLTLLPQEQQISQKYSVIQDKVITLGKELTNLRKISPKSRTSIQEKRIAELVKLEQEATAEFNKFIKSPSVVALVKQISETSAQENLNLRQLNSLRDNLRQLNQKAVLLYPLVLDDRLELLIVTADAPPIHRTVPVKKEELERVILEFRQAIQVPYKNSKIPANQLYNWLIKPIENDLAQADTKTIIYAPDGKLRYIPLAALYDGKNWLVQRFSINNITAASLTKIDHQPQKSLQTLAAAFTKGDYTVKLAQRQESFSGLEFAKVEVENLAKTIPGTKILLDKEFSPQVTIPQMNDYKIVHLATHGMLVSGDPEDSFIMFGDGERVTLRNIENWSLPNVDLVVLSACQTGLGNKLGNGQEILGLGYQIQLTGAKASMASLWSVSDGGTQALMNGFYTALKSGNTTKSEALQKAQIALITGDKSILIKKPGLSVGESNDNNSQFSHPYYWASFILIGNGL, encoded by the coding sequence ATGAAACTTCGTTTGATTGCCGCAATTACTGTTTTTACATTAGGTTTTCCCATCTGCGTTTTTTATCCTTCCCAAAAAGTTCTAACACAAGCACCAACGCCAACAGCAGAAGAAGCTATCACCGAGGGAGTTATTCTGAATAATCAAGGTGAATCGATAGTTTATAAAGATTTGGTTGGTTTAGATGAATTGCGAGCAGGGTTAGACTTATTTCAACGGTCGTTAGCTATTTTCAAAAAATATGGTGCTAAGGCTGGGGAAGGTAACAGCCTTGTAAATATTGGTTACGTCTATTTGCGGCAAGGAGAGTATCAAAAAGCGTTAGAGTTTCTTCAGCCAGCTTTAGCTATTCGCAGAGCAACACGCGATGGGCTACGCCCCGCTGTTCGCGATCGCTCTCAGGAATGGATACCCCTGTCCTACATGGGTGAAGTTTATGTTAATTTGGCTGACTATCCCAAGGCGCTGGAATTTTATCAACCAGCCTTAACCATTCTCAGAGAACTTAAAGCCTCCAACCCCAAGGACTCCAGCTATTCTACCAGCGAAGGAATTATGCTGGCTGATATTGGGGCGCTTTACTTTAGGTTGGGACAGTATCAAAAAGCGCAGGATTTTTATCAACAAAAGTTGGCAATGGGGAAAGCAAATAGCGATGGGCAACGCCCCACCGTAGGTGATCGCATCGGCAGTGCAGAAACACTGAATAATCTAGGTGTAGTTGCCGTCAATTTGGGTAACTATGCTCAGGCGCTGGATTTTTATCAACAAGCATTAACTACTGTTCAAGACTACTGCTATAAAGAGAAATTAACTTGCTTTTATGGTACAGAAGCAGCAATCTTAAATAATCTGGCAGGGGCTTACTTTAGCTTAGGTCAATATCCAAAATCCTTAGAATTTGCCGAAAAATCTGCAACTATTTACAAAAAATTCCGTACTGGCGAATTCAAAGGGACAACGAAAAAAGAAATCGAGTTACTTTACAATTCTCTGAGTGGAAATCCCCAAGCTTTGCAGCAAGTTGCTAGTCGCGCCAATGTCGGTGATGCTTTTGGTAAAGACTCTTTTCAGTTCCAAGGTGAAGCGCTAAACCTGAATAACATCGGGCAAATTAACTTTGCTCTAGGTAAGTATGACTCTGCATTAAACTTGTATCAACAAGCTTTAAGTATATATAAAGAAAACAAATACAAACCAGGTTTGGCGGTAACGCTGAATAATATGGCGCGTGTTGACAACAATCTCGGCAAGTATGACCAAGCGATAGAGTTGAATCAACAAGCTTTAGCTAATTATAGAGAAATAGGCGATCGCACTGGTGAAGGCGTAACCATTAGCAGTTTAGGACAAACCTACCAGAAACAAAGTCAGTATGACTTGGCTTTGGGGCTTTATCAACAAGCTTTAGCAATGCATCGAGAAGTTAGCGATCAAGTCAGTGAAGCCGCAACACTTAAATTTCTCGGAGATGTGCTATTTGCACAAAATCAGCCGCAATTAGCAGTCACTTTTTACAAACAATCAGTAAATGTGACAGAGAAGATTCGTCAAAAATTGCGCGTTGTCCCTCTTGATATTCAACAATCCTACACCGATACTGTTGCCGAAAGATATCGCCGACTTGCTGACTTAATGCTCAAGCGAAATCGTGCAGCGGAAGCGCAAGAAGTGCTAGATTTGCTAAAAATCCAAGAAATGAGAGATTTTCTCGATAATAGGCGGGGAAATCCGCAGCAAACAACAGTCAATTCCCAAGAGAATAATTCTCTCAGCAATCGAGGTGCAAATCCGCAGAAAGCAACAGTTAATTCCCAGCAACCGCAAACATTAACTTTACTACCACAAGAGCAACAGATTTCTCAAAAATATAGTGTTATTCAAGATAAAGTGATTACCCTGGGTAAAGAACTCACAAACCTCCGGAAAATTTCCCCAAAAAGCCGCACGTCTATTCAAGAAAAACGGATTGCCGAATTAGTCAAACTTGAGCAAGAAGCTACTGCTGAGTTTAACAAATTTATCAAAAGCCCCTCTGTAGTAGCGCTAGTAAAACAAATATCAGAAACATCGGCACAGGAAAATTTGAATTTACGACAGCTAAATTCCCTTCGGGATAATTTGCGGCAGTTAAACCAAAAAGCAGTATTACTTTACCCGTTGGTTTTAGATGATAGATTAGAGTTATTAATAGTCACTGCTGATGCACCACCAATTCATCGCACAGTACCAGTTAAAAAAGAAGAATTAGAGCGGGTAATTCTTGAGTTTAGACAAGCAATACAAGTTCCTTATAAAAACAGTAAAATTCCGGCTAATCAATTGTACAATTGGCTAATTAAGCCAATAGAAAATGACTTGGCGCAAGCCGATACCAAAACAATTATCTACGCTCCAGATGGCAAATTAAGATATATTCCCTTAGCAGCATTATACGATGGCAAAAATTGGTTAGTGCAGCGTTTTTCAATCAATAATATTACTGCTGCCAGCCTGACAAAAATAGACCACCAGCCCCAAAAATCTCTGCAAACTTTAGCTGCGGCTTTTACCAAAGGTGATTACACAGTAAAACTAGCCCAGCGTCAAGAAAGTTTTAGCGGTTTAGAGTTTGCTAAAGTTGAAGTAGAAAACTTGGCAAAGACAATTCCCGGAACAAAGATACTTTTAGATAAAGAGTTCAGTCCCCAAGTCACAATTCCCCAAATGAATGATTACAAAATTGTGCATTTGGCAACTCACGGAATGCTTGTTAGTGGAGATCCAGAAGATTCATTTATTATGTTTGGTGATGGGGAACGTGTGACTCTGCGAAATATAGAAAATTGGTCTTTACCAAATGTAGATTTAGTAGTATTGAGCGCTTGTCAAACTGGTTTAGGTAACAAATTAGGTAATGGGCAAGAAATCCTCGGTTTAGGATATCAGATCCAACTAACAGGAGCAAAGGCATCTATGGCTTCATTGTGGTCTGTTTCTGATGGGGGAACGCAAGCTTTAATGAATGGATTTTATACAGCATTAAAATCAGGAAATACTACAAAATCAGAAGCTTTACAAAAAGCGCAAATTGCCTTAATAACAGGTGATAAATCAATACTAATTAAAAAGCCAGGTCTATCAGTAGGGGAAAGCAACGATAATAATAGTCAATTTAGCCATCCCTATTATTGGGCATCCTTTATTTTGATTGGGAATGGGTTATAG
- a CDS encoding AbrB family transcriptional regulator: protein MPKQKKIEPLVGEELLRKVKELEAESKEDKAKQCGYYTVTKNGIERVNMMKFLNALIDAEGIQLDSTPSANGRGGRSASYRISVQSNGNLLIGSAYTKQMNLKPGDEFLITLGKKHIRLRQVDSEDREGAETVEATA from the coding sequence ATGCCTAAACAGAAAAAAATTGAACCCCTAGTCGGTGAAGAACTACTCAGAAAAGTCAAGGAGCTAGAGGCAGAGAGCAAAGAAGACAAAGCCAAACAGTGCGGCTACTATACCGTTACCAAAAACGGGATAGAGCGCGTCAATATGATGAAATTCTTAAATGCCCTAATTGATGCAGAGGGCATTCAGTTAGACAGTACGCCTAGTGCCAATGGTCGTGGCGGACGCAGTGCTAGCTATAGAATTAGTGTGCAATCGAACGGTAATTTACTGATTGGTTCAGCTTATACAAAACAGATGAATCTCAAACCAGGTGATGAGTTCCTCATCACTTTAGGGAAAAAGCACATTCGTCTGCGGCAGGTAGACTCAGAAGATAGGGAAGGTGCTGAAACCGTAGAAGCTACAGCTTAA
- a CDS encoding chloride channel protein: protein MTLLPPTQLRKVTEPPAFPTPSARLTQIINRIQPSPETVVLFLAILIGGSTGMGVVTFHYLIQLTHDLMLENLMGEIGFWGAWTLACVPTLGGLIVGLMRWRTQDFGPGLSSLIAVSQGTEVKRQLRPVTKMLAAAVSLGSGASLGPEGPSVEIGTNFGVLLSDVLQVSQERQRLLLGAGAAAGLAAGFNAPIAGVFFALEVVMGATSFATSAVSVVLLAAVVASLVAQIGLGAQPAFTLPVYQVRSPLELPLYLGLGLGASLVSLTYTESIRLAKACFAGRVPGFSFLGRIPQPTHPIIGGVIVGVVALQYPQILGIGYGTVQAMLQDQEFSLNLLVALLVVKLLMTAISAGGGFVGGLFAPAMFLGASFGSAYAKVLALIAPNIGEQMAAPPAYAMVGMAAVLAGSVRAPLTAILMLFELTRDYRIVLPLMAAVGLSVWLVERIKPTFNSNSNLQQIGLSGLKDEQAEIVQQILVEDAMESCPKKLPATLGVLEAAVEMTRDRTRSALVIDDAEQLVGILSLENINRALSLWQNYPNSPPENPGDLSSQTLIDICTTEILYAWHDEPLSEALDRMAVRGLHQLPVIERDNPDRILGLLEREQIALTCNLAVTRKALRRYLPVLPTTDIVNSH from the coding sequence ATGACTCTCTTGCCTCCCACTCAACTGAGGAAGGTAACGGAACCACCTGCTTTTCCTACACCTTCCGCTCGTTTAACCCAGATAATTAACCGTATTCAACCGTCCCCAGAAACAGTTGTGCTATTTTTAGCCATTCTAATTGGTGGCAGCACGGGTATGGGTGTGGTCACATTTCACTACTTAATCCAGCTGACTCATGACCTAATGCTGGAAAATTTAATGGGTGAGATTGGCTTTTGGGGTGCTTGGACTTTAGCCTGCGTTCCCACCCTAGGTGGACTCATCGTTGGTTTAATGCGCTGGCGCACTCAAGACTTTGGCCCTGGACTTTCATCTCTCATCGCCGTTTCTCAAGGAACAGAGGTCAAGCGACAACTGCGACCAGTGACAAAGATGCTGGCCGCAGCTGTTTCTTTAGGTAGTGGCGCTTCTTTAGGCCCAGAGGGTCCGAGTGTAGAAATTGGCACAAATTTTGGGGTGTTGTTGTCTGATGTGCTACAAGTCTCTCAAGAGCGACAGCGTTTGCTTTTGGGTGCTGGTGCTGCGGCTGGGTTAGCCGCTGGATTTAATGCTCCCATCGCCGGAGTATTTTTTGCCCTAGAGGTAGTGATGGGAGCTACATCTTTTGCCACTTCTGCTGTGAGTGTGGTGCTACTAGCGGCGGTGGTAGCATCGTTAGTTGCTCAAATTGGTTTGGGGGCACAACCAGCTTTTACCTTACCTGTTTACCAAGTCCGCAGTCCCCTAGAATTACCCCTGTATCTTGGGTTAGGTTTAGGCGCGAGTCTAGTTTCTCTAACTTATACTGAATCAATTCGGTTAGCAAAAGCCTGCTTTGCTGGGCGGGTTCCTGGGTTTAGTTTTTTGGGACGAATTCCTCAGCCAACTCATCCAATTATTGGCGGTGTGATTGTTGGTGTAGTAGCTTTACAATACCCGCAAATTTTAGGCATCGGTTACGGTACTGTGCAGGCAATGCTTCAAGATCAGGAGTTTTCCCTGAATTTGTTAGTTGCCCTGCTGGTGGTGAAGCTACTGATGACGGCAATTAGTGCCGGTGGTGGGTTTGTCGGTGGGTTGTTTGCACCTGCGATGTTCTTGGGCGCATCTTTTGGCTCGGCTTATGCCAAAGTTCTGGCCCTAATAGCCCCGAACATTGGTGAGCAGATGGCGGCTCCCCCAGCTTATGCAATGGTGGGAATGGCTGCCGTTTTGGCTGGTAGTGTCAGAGCGCCGTTAACAGCTATTTTAATGCTGTTTGAATTAACCCGCGACTACCGCATTGTTTTACCTTTGATGGCAGCGGTGGGTTTGAGTGTGTGGCTAGTGGAACGAATTAAGCCAACCTTTAACTCCAACTCAAATCTACAACAAATTGGTCTTTCTGGGTTAAAGGACGAACAGGCGGAAATTGTGCAGCAAATTTTGGTAGAAGATGCGATGGAATCTTGTCCAAAAAAGCTGCCTGCCACCCTTGGGGTGTTAGAAGCAGCTGTAGAAATGACACGCGATCGCACAAGGAGTGCTTTAGTAATTGATGATGCCGAGCAATTAGTTGGTATTCTTTCGCTAGAGAATATTAACCGCGCCCTTTCTCTTTGGCAAAATTACCCGAATTCGCCTCCGGAAAATCCGGGTGATTTATCTAGTCAAACTCTGATAGACATTTGTACTACTGAAATCCTTTATGCTTGGCATGATGAACCTTTATCTGAGGCTTTAGACCGCATGGCTGTGCGTGGTTTACATCAGTTACCAGTGATAGAACGAGACAACCCCGATCGCATTTTGGGTTTACTAGAAAGGGAGCAAATTGCCTTAACCTGCAATTTGGCCGTCACGCGCAAAGCACTGCGCCGCTATTTACCTGTTTTACCAACAACAGATATAGTTAATAGTCATTAG
- a CDS encoding VanZ family protein produces MNRRKIITQIFNLHKTVLMINLIVVIISILLVLIATLYPFNFSFPESLSLQAIIASFDNASSFNDLVNNILLFMPFGFSFTAFLQRIRMKLKIKLLIVIFVSTGISSIVEILQVFLPSRLPTPADIVNNTIGGIVGIICFYIWSSQSFLYILTCIENTRTSSSIQKITLLFIGYIFLSFLISINWQTATNLNNWSLKYPLLLGNEQTGDRPWQGYILEVNIADRAISKNEVLKLFNTRNYLDNNRSSLIASYQLTGKEKFQDRTGTLTELLPQGTFPKIEDVKGVALSSKHWLKTADSATSLNRRIRETSQFTISTIVATTNTAQTGPARIISLSGNLLRRNFTLGQQETNLELRLRTPITGENAADFKFTIPDIFTDTDQHHIVITYFKATLQVYVDKLENYYSLNLLDLIPKKQNFFYYGLNFIPLGLCLMLLTTLAKKQLSFYRLLLPSGILLPSLILESILVSDSGKSISLKNLLLGIFFTGGTMLLLRLRASALVKKAGLN; encoded by the coding sequence ATGAATCGACGCAAAATTATTACACAAATATTTAATTTGCATAAAACAGTACTCATGATAAATTTAATCGTGGTAATTATTAGCATTTTACTTGTGCTAATAGCTACACTTTATCCTTTTAATTTTTCCTTTCCAGAAAGTCTTTCTCTACAAGCAATTATTGCAAGTTTTGACAATGCTAGTTCCTTTAATGACTTAGTAAACAATATTTTATTGTTTATGCCTTTTGGTTTCAGTTTCACCGCTTTCTTACAGAGAATAAGGATGAAATTAAAAATTAAATTATTAATAGTGATATTTGTCAGTACTGGCATATCATCAATAGTTGAAATTCTCCAAGTATTCTTGCCTTCAAGATTACCTACTCCTGCCGATATTGTTAATAATACCATAGGTGGAATTGTCGGGATAATTTGTTTTTATATATGGAGTTCACAAAGCTTTTTATATATCTTGACCTGTATAGAGAACACTAGAACTAGTAGCTCTATTCAAAAAATAACACTACTTTTTATTGGATACATATTCCTATCGTTTTTAATTTCAATTAACTGGCAAACTGCGACCAATCTTAATAATTGGAGTCTAAAATATCCGCTGCTACTCGGCAATGAGCAAACAGGTGATAGACCATGGCAGGGATATATTTTGGAAGTAAATATTGCTGATAGAGCAATTTCTAAAAATGAAGTATTAAAATTATTTAACACCAGAAATTATTTAGATAATAACCGAAGTTCTCTGATAGCTTCCTATCAATTAACTGGTAAAGAAAAATTTCAGGATCGTACTGGGACACTAACCGAACTATTGCCACAAGGAACATTCCCTAAGATTGAAGATGTCAAAGGTGTTGCTTTGAGTTCCAAGCATTGGCTAAAAACCGCCGATTCTGCTACATCTTTGAACAGAAGAATACGTGAAACTTCTCAATTTACGATCAGTACGATTGTTGCTACTACAAATACAGCCCAGACTGGCCCTGCACGTATAATTTCACTTTCAGGTAATCTTCTGCGTCGTAATTTTACCCTAGGGCAGCAGGAAACCAACTTGGAGTTAAGGTTACGAACACCAATAACTGGAGAAAACGCGGCAGATTTTAAATTCACTATTCCTGATATTTTTACAGACACTGACCAACATCACATAGTCATTACTTATTTTAAAGCAACCCTCCAAGTTTACGTAGACAAATTAGAGAATTATTACTCTTTGAATTTACTGGACTTGATTCCAAAAAAGCAGAATTTTTTTTACTATGGGCTAAATTTTATCCCTCTAGGACTGTGCTTGATGCTCCTAACTACTCTGGCAAAAAAACAGTTAAGTTTTTATCGGTTATTACTCCCTAGTGGGATATTACTACCTTCTTTGATTCTAGAAAGTATTTTGGTAAGTGATAGCGGCAAGAGTATCAGCCTGAAAAACCTGTTACTTGGTATCTTCTTCACAGGTGGCACTATGCTATTATTGAGATTGCGGGCTTCAGCTTTAGTTAAAAAGGCAGGCTTAAACTGA
- the cbiB gene encoding adenosylcobinamide-phosphate synthase CbiB — protein sequence MTSTIVVFIMAAILDYFVGDPWGWPHPVRVMGWVISRLSKFSQQYCQSSLTQRLAGILLGLILIIGSGFFGFFIIQSARRLHPWLGIALESILLASCFALSSLRAAATDVLQPLTTGHLGEARQILSNYVGRDTETLSEPEILRAVLETVTENATDGVMAPLFYAIVGAFVPVVGAAPLALAYKASSTLDSMVGYREAPYTYLGWFSARLEDCLTWLPCRLTVITLALLSAKPLHVWRICRRDALTDPSPNSGWSECAYAAVLGVQMGGMNWYRGVAKDKPRLGDAINPITPTSIYTALQLTQYSFLLWLGVAAILLVIRH from the coding sequence ATGACATCTACCATTGTTGTTTTCATCATGGCGGCAATTTTAGATTACTTCGTTGGTGATCCCTGGGGTTGGCCTCATCCAGTGCGAGTTATGGGGTGGGTAATTTCTCGCTTGAGCAAATTTTCTCAGCAATATTGTCAGAGTTCTCTAACACAGCGCCTAGCTGGAATTCTGCTAGGCTTGATCCTAATAATTGGTAGTGGGTTCTTCGGCTTTTTTATAATTCAAAGTGCCAGACGCCTGCATCCTTGGTTGGGAATTGCTTTAGAAAGCATTCTCCTCGCTAGTTGTTTTGCTCTTTCTAGTTTGCGAGCAGCAGCGACAGATGTTTTACAACCTCTCACAACAGGACATCTGGGAGAGGCTCGTCAAATTTTAAGTAATTATGTTGGTCGAGATACAGAAACCCTTTCAGAACCAGAAATCTTACGAGCCGTGCTGGAAACGGTTACAGAAAATGCGACTGATGGGGTAATGGCTCCGCTCTTTTATGCAATTGTGGGTGCGTTTGTGCCTGTTGTCGGGGCCGCTCCCCTAGCTCTAGCATATAAAGCTAGCAGTACCTTGGATTCAATGGTGGGCTATCGGGAAGCACCCTATACTTATTTAGGGTGGTTCAGTGCGCGGTTGGAAGATTGCTTAACTTGGCTTCCTTGTCGGTTAACAGTCATAACTTTGGCACTGCTATCAGCTAAACCCCTCCATGTTTGGCGAATTTGTCGCCGGGATGCACTTACCGATCCCAGTCCCAATTCTGGTTGGAGTGAGTGCGCCTATGCTGCTGTTTTGGGTGTGCAGATGGGGGGTATGAATTGGTATCGCGGAGTAGCGAAAGATAAACCACGGTTAGGAGATGCTATTAATCCCATCACGCCAACTTCTATTTACACAGCTTTGCAATTAACTCAATATTCCTTTTTACTGTGGCTGGGCGTAGCCGCTATATTATTAGTCATTCGTCATTAA
- the pyrR gene encoding bifunctional pyr operon transcriptional regulator/uracil phosphoribosyltransferase PyrR, producing MSAKVVEIFSSEEIRRTLTRLASQIVERTRDLSQLVLLGIYSRGVVLAELLARQIETLEGVSVSVGALDITFYRDDLDKIGLRTPAKTEISFDLTGKTVVLVDDVIFKGRTIRAALNAVNEYGRPEVIRLAVLVDRGHREVPIHPDFVGKQLPTAKEEIVKVYLQDWDGRDGVELIGD from the coding sequence ATGTCTGCCAAAGTAGTTGAAATTTTCTCATCAGAAGAAATTCGTCGTACCTTGACTCGTCTTGCCTCTCAGATTGTGGAAAGGACACGTGATTTGTCCCAACTGGTACTCCTCGGTATTTATTCCAGAGGTGTAGTGTTAGCCGAATTATTGGCACGTCAAATTGAGACCCTCGAAGGTGTAAGCGTTTCCGTAGGAGCCTTGGATATTACATTTTATCGTGATGACCTTGACAAAATTGGCTTACGGACTCCAGCGAAAACCGAGATCTCTTTTGACCTCACAGGGAAAACGGTCGTGCTTGTGGACGATGTCATTTTCAAAGGACGGACTATTCGCGCTGCTTTAAATGCAGTTAACGAATACGGTAGACCAGAGGTGATTCGTTTAGCCGTGTTGGTAGATAGGGGGCATCGTGAGGTACCAATTCACCCAGATTTTGTGGGCAAGCAGCTGCCTACTGCTAAAGAAGAGATTGTTAAAGTGTACCTACAAGATTGGGATGGAAGAGATGGGGTGGAGTTGATTGGGGATTAA